The Methylomarinum sp. Ch1-1 genome contains the following window.
CTTGTGATCAAATGCCAATTGCGCCATGTTGACCGCATCGATCATGCCTTGATTGACCCTTTTCTGATCCTGCTCCAATTCCTTCAGCAGCGCCTGACGCACCTCGCTGATGCTGCGGCCCGAATAAATCGAATTCAGGTAATTGCTAGCCTGCTGCAGTTCCGCGGCGCTAAATTCCTTATCGGTATTGATGATTTTGTTATGAACCTGCTGATCGTTGGTGACAAGAATCACTAATACCCGCGTCTTCGATAAAGGCAAAAACTCGATATGACGCAAACTGACGACTTCGCGCCGCGGCAACGTGACAATGCCCGCCATATGGGTGACGTCCGACAATAATTTCGAGGCTTTCTCGAGCAGCGCCGCCGAATCCTCATCTTCATGCTCCAGGCCTTCGGACAAATACTCCAACAATTGAGACTCGAGCGGCTTGACGGTGATCAAGGAATCGACAAAAAGCCGATAACCCCGGACGGTCGGCACGCGTCCCGCCGAAGTATGCGGCGAGTGTATCAACCCCAAGTCTTCCAGATCCGCCATCACATTACGTATCGTGGCCGGACTGAGCTTTAACTCAGAATCCTTTGACAGCACCCGCGAGCCTACCGGCTGACCCTCCTGAATATAACGTTCGACTAACGCTTTTAGTAAATGAAGGGATCTTTCGTTTAAATCCTGATTATTTCTCACGCTGACACCCAAGGTTTAATAATTAGCACTCTTCACCGGA
Protein-coding sequences here:
- the hrcA gene encoding heat-inducible transcriptional repressor HrcA translates to MRNNQDLNERSLHLLKALVERYIQEGQPVGSRVLSKDSELKLSPATIRNVMADLEDLGLIHSPHTSAGRVPTVRGYRLFVDSLITVKPLESQLLEYLSEGLEHEDEDSAALLEKASKLLSDVTHMAGIVTLPRREVVSLRHIEFLPLSKTRVLVILVTNDQQVHNKIINTDKEFSAAELQQASNYLNSIYSGRSISEVRQALLKELEQDQKRVNQGMIDAVNMAQLAFDHKPQEDYVLSGQTNLMGFSELSNMERLKQLFDAFNQKRSIIHLLDKCQHADGVQIFIGEEAGYQAFEPCSLVTSPYMVNKEVVGVLGVIGPTRMAYEKVIPFVDMTAKLLGAALNPK